AAGTACTACTTAGCTCAGCATAAGGGTGAACCATAGTCtcactttatttccaactttaggACTGGGCAGAGAGAAAATTCAGAGATATCTCTGCAGAAAAGGAAAATGGGCAAACAGCACAACCTGACAAACCAGGGAGTCTGGGTATCATCCCAGGTAAGCAAACCAAGAATCCCAGAAAGGAGAGCAGATTTGGGGCTGGTTAGAGGAAACATTCATGGGGGACAAGGCAAGACCATGAGATAAATGTTCATGAGCAGGTTGGTCCACTCTATGGCCTGAGGCTCATCCAGCGTAGAGAGGACACTAAGGGAAggaacaaccttcattatgctgGCTCTGCCCAAGCCTTTAATGGAATTGGAGGAGGAAGTCTGCCCAGAATCTCAGGCAACTCATGACATCCTTGAAGCAGGAatagggagggggtggggggtggaggcagAGCCACTTTGGACATGGGGAGTCATAGCGCAAAAAAACCGGGAGAGCCAGTCACTCAAGGAGCTTGACATAATTTGCAGGGAAGAGTCCAAAGTGGCCGTGGCAACGTCCCCGCCACCAGCCCTCATCCACCATCTCAATGTCAGTGATGATgtcatctggatcaaaggaaatcTCATCACTTCCTTCTGTGGAGGAAGTTGAGGAGATATTAGCGATATTTGGTCAGACAAGAATCCCTCCATCCCCATGTCCACCATAAACCTCAGGGAAGGGAATAGGCCTGGCCACTTCTTGATGTCAAGCCTGGGCCCTTCCCTGACCCCCAGTGTTCATATCTCAGCCTCTTGTATCAGGGACCTTCAGGCACCAGGCCCCTCAGGCAGCTCCCAACGTACCTCCTTGGTAATCATACAGGGCGACAGCTGAGATCCCCATAGCCCCAGCCGGGCATCCTGACGATCCTGCATGATGAGAAATTTAGACATGGTCTCACCAATATGGAGAGGACAAAAAGGGACAGATCCTGCTGGACGATAGGAGAattcctctccctcctttcctcccccaAGAGCTGACCAGATCCAGGAGctgcttctcttcccaccactcaCCAGCAAGGGTGGGGGAAAAAGAGGGATCCCCAGGCTCAAGTATGTCCTCATAGTCCCCCTCTGCATCATCATTCTGCTCAGGCCTGACAATGTTCTCAGCATCCTCATAGTCTCCCTGTATGTCGTCATCCTGCCCAGGCCTGCCCATGTTCTCAACATCCTCATAGTCATTCTCGGGCTCAGGCTCAGGCTCGGCTTCATAAATTGGCTCTTCCTCCAGCTGGAGGACCTCTGGAGTCCTGGGGGGCAGAGCTGGGGGCTCCTCATCATCCTGAGAAGAGACAACATGGGTCAGGGTGACTTCCCAGCACCAGGAGCTGCCTCTCCGAAATCTCCCAACAGAGGACTGCTAAGACCCCTCCCCCTTCACCACCCTACCGCTTCTACCCTGCACCTTTGCCTCCTCCTAACAGCCTCTTGGGGGGAACTCAGCCTCATTTTTAACCTCCTCCCACACCCAACCACTCAAAACATCCACCAAGAGATGATAGGAAAGTAAAAGGTGTGAGGGGAGGGAAGCAGAAAGCAAGTCAGATTCCTTGGAAGATCAAGAAAAGATACAAGCAAAAGGACACTGTGAGGGACACCACAGCTAAGCTGACCCATTGTCCCAGTTTGCTGGAAACTGCGGAGTTTCGCAGGACACAGGTTTTCAGTGCCAAGACCAGGATAGTCCCAGGAGGTATAAAGCCCACCTTCCTAAGACGTGAGGAGATGGAGTAAGGGCAGAGAAACTCTGGGGGTGTGCTTACCTCAAGGGGATTCTGCCTTGTGGGTAGGGATGGCATTGGGAGGTTCCTGCTGGTTCTTACAGGCTCAGGCTCTGGAGATGGACAACTTCCTGCTGGAGGCCAAGCCTGTGGAGAATGAAGCATCTCTCTAGTAAGCAAGCCTCCATCTTCTCTCTTACACTCTTTTCTTACCCAGAACGCTCCCTCCTGCTTTCTGCCAACCCATATCTCCCTCATCCCTCAAGACGGGCTTCGGCCTGAAGTGGCGGCTCCTTCTTCAGTTCCTGCAGCAATGACTGGCTGCACTGGCTGCTGACCTGTCTCCTGTTGCACTGCGAGTATCtcatttgcttgtttgcttttttgaACATTCTGGTATACAAGCCCCAATTACTCAGATTGAATTCTCCCTGAAGACAGGGACAGCAGTTACAGACTCTGGCTATCACAGGGGAGGCCTTTGCCttgttttctgctattgattCAGACCCCACTGGCTAGGCAAGGGATCCTGGATGCAGATCCTGGAAGGCAGGCACTCACCTCTGAGGAGATTTTCTTGGGCAATGGGGCCGGCACCTCTGGTTCTTCCACAGTCCTCTCTGGCTGCTGAGCCTCGCGGCTCATCTTTACCACAGCCTTTCGCTCCTGTTGttgcctggccatctgctttgccttctcctcttcctcctgcttCTTCTTCTCCTCAGCCATGGACTCAAATTTTGCCTTCAGTCCACGGGCACCACTGGAAGCTTCAGACACAGGCAAGAATAATTGAGTTGTCTTGGATGAAAGTGGGGGGACAGTGACAGGCTTGAAGAAGCAACCGGAATCAGTGAAATATATAAGAGGTGAGAAGATGGGGAGGGGACTGCAAGGAGTGGGGTAAATAGAGAAGTACTGATGGAGGAACAAGGGGATTATAGGAAGATGGTGTAGCCCTGAAGCCTAGATTTCCATCTAGCCAGGATGTGCTACCTCAGACCCTTGTCCTTTCTAAATCAGAAGCCTTGCTCTCCTAACCAGAGACCTTTCCCGTCCACATTCCTTAAATCTGTATGCCCTCTGGCCACCACCCTACCCTCTACCCCCAATACCAAACTCCCATGTCTATCTATCCTTCCCAAGCCATTTCACTCCCTCTCTGTGTTCTCTAGGAGCCTGAATGGTGCAAGCCGTTTgctatcagctgctaacctaaagattggcagttcaatccTACCAAGCAGCtctatgaaagaaaggcctggcaatctgcttccataaagataatagccaagaaaaccctatggagcagttctacctggtaacacatggaattaccatgagttggagcctgaCTTGAAGGCAGCCAACAACTCTGTGTCTTTTGCCCCCAGTTCTTTTCCCAATGACACACTATCTCTCAGTCTTCTTAACCTGATTTTTGTAGGAGAGAGAATCTGGCATATGAGGGTAGGGGTCAATTCTACCTCAGCTAATATAGATAGTAAAATACATGGAGGCGATAGCCTGGGGAACAGAAAGAATAAGCAGGGAGAGGAGGTTGAGTAGCACAGGGAGAGGAGGTTGAGTAGCACAGAGAGAGGGAACCCTTAAGACTCACCAGCCTCTATGGGCGTCGTCTTCTTATAAGCAGTGGTTGGGGCCTCCATTTCATTGAAGCCAACAGCACTCTGTAGGTAGGAGAACAGTATGTTgcggggtgggggtttgggaggGTGTGGCAGTGACCCAACAGGCAGTACTGGGGGCTGGGGCCATTGCAGGAGGTATCCCTAACCATTTGATTCTCAACAGTTGGACCGGGTATTCCAGTTTTACTGTTTTGTGACAGAGAGAGGGGTTAAAATGTTCTAAACTAGTGGGCTCATCTCTCCTTTTTGCAAGCTCAGCACACCTACAATCTTACCTCTTCAAGCCCAGCTGCCTGGAACACAGCATGGCCCCTGGCTGATGCATGAGGAGGAGATGGTATAGCGGAGGACAGTGACATGAGTGGGAAAAGACTAAAGAATGGGTTAAGCAATGGGACAGCCAATCCATGAATATTCAAGTCTAACACCACCTTTCCCTggtgtctgtctctctccctttctctctctgcctccttaCTCTCCTCAGTTAAAGCCGAGGCCTCTGAAGACATGCTCATTAGATGCAGAGGGCAGTCAATGGGGAGTACAGGCCTTGGGGACCTAGCTCCACTGTTCCTTCCTTTCCCCAGCTTTTCTTCTCACTCTTCTCTGCCCACTTCAGATGCAGTTTAGGGAATTCTTCTCAGCACGTTGTTGTTCTGGTGATTTACCTTATCTACTCGGTCCTTCTGGATCCCATACTGGCCACCAAAGCCCTTGGCATAATCTGAAGAACAGAAAGGTGTGAGAGTCACAACAGGAGATTAAAATGCTGGGAATGGTTGGGGAGAGGGAACAGGGGAAGCAGAGACCAGAAGACAAGATTGTGGGAAATTAAGAGATATAAGAGGGAATGTGAGAATCAGGATAGAGAGAGGCatggaagggaagagaaggaaagggatGGGAGAAAAGTAGTTGGGAAAGAATGCTGGAGAGAAAAACACGGGAaaaaggaagcataaaaagagagaagtgacaggaaaggagagaattgaaaggaagaaataggaACAAATGTTAAAAGGCGAGCCCCCCAGACATCCCAACGTATCCCAGAGAAGAAGTAGACCTCTCTGTCATCTGTGGGACAAAGGGGCCTCTAAGACTCATAGCCTAACCATCCCTCTGCCTCCATCCAGCCTGGTCCTTCAACTCCCCCTCTTCTTTGGCCTCCCTCCTCTGCCTTGGTCCTAATCTTGCTGTTTTCCTCTTCACCCCTCTTGGTGTCCTCCACTCACACACACTTTCTCTTCACCCACCTCCTCCACTGAACATCTACCTTCTGCTTTCTAGGGCTTCTAGATCACTCTATCTGCGGCCTCTCTCCTCCTCAACCCCAACTCACCTTTCTGGGACTCGTGCTTCTCCGTCTCTCCCTTGTAGTCATACCCCAGGGCTGCCTTGTCCTGTTTATCTTTCTCCACCCCATAACGGCCACCGAAGCCACGGGAGTAATCTGTGGTTGAAGAAGCAGTCATGAGAGGGCTCGTAGATCACTCTATCTGGGACCTCTAGGGCTCCTAGATCACTCTATCTGGGACCTATCTCCTCCTCAACCCCAACTCACCTTTCTGGGACTCGTGCTTCTCCGTCTCTCCCTTGTAGTCATACCCCAGGGCTGTCTTGTCCTGTTTATCCTTCTCCACCCCATAACGGCCACCAAAGCCACGGGAGTAATCTGTGGttgaagaagcagtcaagagaGGGCTCGTAGATCACTCTATCTGGGACCTCTAGGGCTCCTAGATCACTCTATCTGGGACCTATCTCCTCCCCAACCCCAACTCACCTTTCTGGGACTCGTGCTTCTCCGTCTCTCCCTTGTAGTCATACCCCAGGGCTGCCTTGTCCTGTTTATCCTTCTCCACCCCATAACGGCCACCGAAGCCATGGGAGTAATCTGTGGGTGGTTGAAGAAGCAGTCATGAGAGCCCACCCTCAACCCGCAGGAAAGTACTGGAAAAAAGAGAAGTCAGAAGGAACTATGTAGGGTGGGAGAGGCCTGGGAATAGAGCAGGACTTGAATATAGGTGAATTAAAGAGAAACAGTGTCCTAAGGCTTCTTCCGTAAGCTTTCCTTCAACACGGCTAACTCCTGTCCTCTCCCACTTTCATCCCAAGATGAGAAAATCATTCcatttttctccctccttcttcAAGGAAACTGCAACTAGAGAGTGAGGGGAGAGACTTCTGGAAAACAAAAGGCAGATGAACCTGAAATGGATGCCTATCCCTGTGCCCATACAAAAACAGAATTATGAGCTAAAATataacaaccttttttttttttttttaatagtgaaactcaaaaggaagaaacatttctggatccaaaagcaaagagatgAATCAGAGCAGTACATATGCTAGTAATTATGAGCTGACGCCACAGAAGCACCAAGGGTGTTTTAGTCCCAAGTGCCTAGGGGTTAGGATCTAGGGTCTGGGTTTCCAGCTGCTCATACAGGAATGGGGGTGGAGAGCAGGAAATGAGGCCCTGCCCACTACTCTAAAGGGTTCTAGAAAAATTCTACTCACTAGTTCAGAGAAATGGTGAAGGGGTTTGTAGCCTGTTCAGCATTTAGTAGGCGGAAAATTTACCTATGAGACCTGGAAACTTCAGGCCTATACCTGGGAATTGAATATAAATATCCAATTTTATACTACTTAGTGATACAGGAACTCTAAGCTGAGACATTAATTTAGATCCTGATCCAGGAAAATATATGCCATGGAAAGAGTAAGCATAAGAAAGGTGGGATGAATAGGAAGCAAAGTAGACCTCAAGACAAAAGGGATTACGAtgacataatgataaaagagtgATTCATAGGGACTGTATGCATCCATCAGAAAAATGTATGCTGGTATACACCTATTAACAGAATCAAAATTCATGcagcaaaaaaagacaaaactaaaaAGAGAAGTTCCAGAAGAAGGAAACTTTTAACATGCCCTTTTTCATTAATTGATGGAACATACAGAtacaccaaaataataataataatactaataataatcAGTAAAATTATAGAAGATCTAAAGAACACTATCAACCAACAAGACTTAATTGGTATTTACAGAATACTATACCCCAAAACTGCAGAATAGACGTTCtttaaacacacataaaacattcACCAAGGTAGACCATGTGCGGTCCATACAATAAGTCACCATGTATGTTAGAGGTCACATTCTCTGATCAGagtagaattaaattagaaaatccATAACAATATAAAGAAATCTAGAAAAACCCTCAATACCTGGAaaataacacacttctaaattacccaaagaagaaatcatgAGGAGATATTTTGAAtcgaatgaaaataaaaacacaacatattTGTGGAATGCAGCAAAAACACAGTGTTTAAAGTGCCATATTAGAAAACAAAGACTTGGAATCAGTTATCtacatttcttttttaagaagctagaaaaaggaTAAACTAAGCCCACATTGTGTAGAAGGAAAAAACAGCAAGGAAAACAGCAGagattaataaaattttaaaacaaagaaaattaacaaagccaaaagttagttctttggaAAGAACAATAAAGTTGAGAAATCTCTAGCGCGAAAAATcgattacagaaaagaaaaacacaaattaacaGTATCAGAAATCAACATGAGCATATCACTATGATCatatagaattaaaaagaaaataagggaATGCTACGAATgaatttatgccaataaattagataacctagGTAGAATTCTAATTGAACAGTAACAAGGATGAAGATGTAGccttactgggccttagtaattACAGGGCTAACTGCTGCTGGTGTTGCTGGTTCATTCTCTTTTGCCTGAGTCTGTCTGTCCTGGTTTCTCCTGAGGCTGTGGCTGGGTTACCAGAGCCAGCCCTCTCAAATGCTGAGAAGATTTGTAGCAAAAACAATCAATTTATTGTAACTGATTTTCTAATCCCTtgaaaagcacaacataccatcactgacttaagaaaaaattgaaaagactAAACAGCTCTATATCTATTTAAGAATTGTATTCATAATcatcaaaaacagaaaatgaagaaagaaaaaatggtccATTACTATTAAACCCCCTAGAACTCAGccaaaaataaaggtaaaatttTTACATATGGGGCACTTTCTCAACCCAGGGCACATGAAATTCCCACAAAACAAATACCCCTCCTCTCCACTGAAGTAAGTTTGCAAACAGAAATCACAAACTATCAAGGAAATAAATTACCATGAAGGAAAGCAgattaataaaacagaaaagttgGCACTCCCAAGAACTGTTAATAACAATATGAAAGAAACTATAAAAGAAATaggcttaaaataattaaagAGCTTAAaaaaggagtttaaaaaaaaacataatgaaagTATAAGACAAACAGAATTAGCGGATTTGCAAAAGAACCAAAGGaaacttctagaaatgaaaaaatcTGAATGAAAAGTCAAAAATCTAATGGACAGCTTAAACAATAATTCAAAACAGCTGAAGGAAGAATTAATCAATTTAACATAGATCTCAGGGTACTACCCAGAATGCAGCACAGGGGGATAAAGAGatgaaaatagagaagagaaactacagacaTGGAGGTGAGAATGAAAAGGTCTAACACACATCTAACAGGagttccagaagaaggaatagaAGAGAATGGAGAGTCACTATCCAAAGAGAAAAATCCGTGAGAATATTCCATAATTTAAAAAGGTCATGTCTCAGATGGAATACAAATAGTAAGTGTGACAGAGGATATAAAAATAGATCTAACACCTGGACACATCCTGATGATATTGCAAAATATCAGAGACaagaagaaaatcttaaaagagagaaagaacacaCGTTATCTACAAAGGAATGATGATTAGAGGGACACAAGGAGATGCTCCCAAGACAATgaaataatatcttcaaagtgaTGGAGGGAAAATAACAATGAAGAGTggggcaaaataaagacattcttctgactgaaaaaaatcatcaaaggATGTGCTTTAGCAAGGAGGAAATTAATCCTAGGTGTGAACTGTAAGAAACGGTAAAAAATGATGAGCTAGGAAATTGGTAAATATGTGGGTCAATTTAAATAAGCATTCACTAAGTGATAATAATGATTGATTTTTGTGGAGTTTAAAAgcaagataaaaccaaaacaccgGCTCTAATATGGTTGGTAGAAAAATTGCAGTTGAAAAGTTGTTTCCTTTATTACTCAGAAGGAAGATAgtgattttaaattttaagtCAAAGATGCACATTAAAATTTAGGGATAACCTCTAAAAATAAAGGAGTAGAATGCATTGTTTATAATCTATTAGAGGGAAATGAAGGACAAAAGAAAACTCGATCAATGTTATAAAAAGCAGTATGGAAAAAAGAAGCGGGTACACacttggattaaaaaataaataagataatggAGAGCTGGATTTTGGAGCTAAAGAGAGCTGGTGACAGCTCTTGATGAGGAAGTCTGAGCAGAATAGCAGGTCAGTGGGGTTGCTGAGGCTGAGGGGTAGCAGAGTCCTTGCCTTTCTGAGATGTGTGCTTCTCCACTTCTCCTTTGTAATCAAAGCCAACCGCTGACtacagagaaaagaagagagaactgGTTAAAGAGTCGGGGCCCACCAtttcttcccctccttgccttaaCTTTACTCCAGCTGAGCCCCAGAGCTACATGGtaatgtcattgttaggtgccgttgagtcgattcggactcataggggccctgtgtacaacagaaggagacactgcccccggtcctgcgccatcattgctatgtctgagcccattgtcgtagccactATGAGGTTAGGTATCAACATATTCAGTCCTAGAGTCAGCCAGAATCCAGATGTTCCTGGTTGCCTCCCATTCCACCAAAATCTATGGAGCTACGTCCCCACCTGACTCAGTAACTATGGGTTTGGGAGCAAGTCTAGGCTTTGCGTCTTAAAAGCTAATTCAGTTTGTGGTTCCTTGGGCTGAAGATGTGACAAGGAGAGATCAGACAAAGGTAGGAGGGGCCAAGATGAAACAGGAAATTCCATCGGATTACAGTGGATCttggttgttgtgtgctgtcagtgGGTTTCGACCTTaggatcctatagg
This is a stretch of genomic DNA from Elephas maximus indicus isolate mEleMax1 chromosome 1, mEleMax1 primary haplotype, whole genome shotgun sequence. It encodes these proteins:
- the HCLS1 gene encoding hematopoietic lineage cell-specific protein isoform X2, with protein sequence MWKSVVGHDVSVSVETQGDDWDTDPDFVNDISEKEQRWGAKTIEGSGRTEHINIHQLRNKVSEEHGILKKKEMESGPKASHGYGGRFGVERDRMDKSAVGHEYVAEVEKHSSQTDAARGFGGKYGVERDRADESAVGFDYKGEVEKHTSQKDYSHGFGGRYGVEKDKQDKAALGYDYKGETEKHESQKDYSRGFGGRYGVEKDKQDKAALGYDYKGETEKHESQKDYAKGFGGQYGIQKDRVDKSAVGFNEMEAPTTAYKKTTPIEAASSGARGLKAKFESMAEEKKKQEEEEKAKQMARQQQERKAVVKMSREAQQPERTVEEPEVPAPLPKKISSEAWPPAGSCPSPEPEPVRTSRNLPMPSLPTRQNPLEDDEEPPALPPRTPEVLQLEEEPIYEAEPEPEPENDYEDVENMGRPGQDDDIQGDYEDAENIVRPEQNDDAEGDYEDILEPGDPSFSPTLAGSSGCPAGAMGISAVALYDYQGEGSDEISFDPDDIITDIEMVDEGWWRGRCHGHFGLFPANYVKLLE
- the HCLS1 gene encoding hematopoietic lineage cell-specific protein isoform X1, with product MWKSVVGHDVSVSVETQGDDWDTDPDFVNDISEKEQRWGAKTIEGSGRTEHINIHQLRNKVSEEHGILKKKEMESGPKASHGYGGRFGVERDRMDKSAVGHEYVAEVEKHSSQTDAARGFGGKYGVERDRADESAVGFDYKGEVEKHTSQKDYSHGFGGRYGVEKDKQDKAALGYDYKGETEKHESQKDYSRGFGGRYGVEKDKQDKTALGYDYKGETEKHESQKDYSRGFGGRYGVEKDKQDKAALGYDYKGETEKHESQKDYAKGFGGQYGIQKDRVDKSAVGFNEMEAPTTAYKKTTPIEAASSGARGLKAKFESMAEEKKKQEEEEKAKQMARQQQERKAVVKMSREAQQPERTVEEPEVPAPLPKKISSEAWPPAGSCPSPEPEPVRTSRNLPMPSLPTRQNPLEDDEEPPALPPRTPEVLQLEEEPIYEAEPEPEPENDYEDVENMGRPGQDDDIQGDYEDAENIVRPEQNDDAEGDYEDILEPGDPSFSPTLAGSSGCPAGAMGISAVALYDYQGEGSDEISFDPDDIITDIEMVDEGWWRGRCHGHFGLFPANYVKLLE
- the HCLS1 gene encoding hematopoietic lineage cell-specific protein isoform X4; protein product: MWKSVVGHDVSVSVETQGDDWDTDPDFVNDISEKEQRWGAKTIEGSGRTEHINIHQLRNKVSEEHGILKKKEMESGPKASHGYGGRFGVERDRMDKSAVGHEYVAEVEKHSSQTDAARGFGGKYGVERDRADESAVGFDYKGEVEKHTSQKDYSHGFGGRYGVEKDKQDKAALGYDYKGETEKHESQKDYAKGFGGQYGIQKDRVDKSAVGFNEMEAPTTAYKKTTPIEAASSGARGLKAKFESMAEEKKKQEEEEKAKQMARQQQERKAVVKMSREAQQPERTVEEPEVPAPLPKKISSEAWPPAGSCPSPEPEPVRTSRNLPMPSLPTRQNPLEDDEEPPALPPRTPEVLQLEEEPIYEAEPEPEPENDYEDVENMGRPGQDDDIQGDYEDAENIVRPEQNDDAEGDYEDILEPGDPSFSPTLAGSSGCPAGAMGISAVALYDYQGEGSDEISFDPDDIITDIEMVDEGWWRGRCHGHFGLFPANYVKLLE
- the HCLS1 gene encoding hematopoietic lineage cell-specific protein isoform X3; translated protein: MWKSVVGHDVSVSVETQGDDWDTDPDFVNDISEKEQRWGAKTIEGSGRTEHINIHQLRNKVSEEHGILKKKEMESGPKASHGYGGRFGVERDRMDKSAVGHEYVAEVEKHSSQTDAARGFGGKYGVERDRADESAVGFDYKGEVEKHTSQKDYSHGFGGRYGVEKDKQDKAALGYDYKGETEKHESQKDYSRGFGGRYGVEKDKQDKTALGYDYKGETEKHESQKDYAKGFGGQYGIQKDRVDKSAVGFNEMEAPTTAYKKTTPIEAASSGARGLKAKFESMAEEKKKQEEEEKAKQMARQQQERKAVVKMSREAQQPERTVEEPEVPAPLPKKISSEAWPPAGSCPSPEPEPVRTSRNLPMPSLPTRQNPLEDDEEPPALPPRTPEVLQLEEEPIYEAEPEPEPENDYEDVENMGRPGQDDDIQGDYEDAENIVRPEQNDDAEGDYEDILEPGDPSFSPTLAGSSGCPAGAMGISAVALYDYQGEGSDEISFDPDDIITDIEMVDEGWWRGRCHGHFGLFPANYVKLLE